A window of Bactrocera dorsalis isolate Fly_Bdor chromosome 4, ASM2337382v1, whole genome shotgun sequence genomic DNA:
GACTGAAAATATGAATAGTATTCATGGTCCTTATACTGTTGGAGTGAGTCGTCCGCAATTTCGGTTTCATCGATTCTGTTACAAAAATTGCAATTCAATGTCAAAGACATCGGAAATTTCGCTAGAATGGTGGTATTCGCGAGTCCGCCATGTAAGCATTGTTTCGATTGCCAAGCATCCAACCATGGCACAAGAAATCGTTTGGAACTACATATTTTAACAAGGATACGAAAAAGAAGCTTCATGTAGGATGTGTGGGATCCACATGAGTTAACGCAAAAAACCTCATGAACCAATTTTCCACCTTACTTTCTGCTGATACTGATGATGAAAAGTGGATCAGTCACGACAACGGCAAGTGAAAATGATCGAATAGTAGTGAGCCGGCGCAAACGTTGGCCAAGTCAGAGCTGATGATGTTGCTAAGTGTTTGGTGTGATTGACAAATAATCATCAACTATGAGCTGCATCCATTTTAATTCGGACCTATAATCTAACAATTGCTGATAATCGCCCGGAAACAACCAAAACAACGCCAGGCCAGGCTAACTAGACAAATATCAGTAGTCACTCGGCAGAAGCTCCGGAAGTGTGGTTGAAAGGTTCTTATGCATCCATCTTATATTGCGCACCGACACCAAGTGATTGCTATCTGCTTCCGTATATGGCGTATGATTTTTCTGATGATAAATTCGCCTCAAGTGGAGTGGAGTGGAAAATCGACTGACCCAGTTGTTTGCCCTAAATCGTTGTGACCGATGTTTATTCACACAAAAAAGCACATCCGTTGCGTGAACGCATGAACCGCCTCCTCAGGTTTCGTTGACCTCTCAGTTTATCTTTTCCgtatgggaataaaaagaagtcattcggtgccaagtcaggatTTTACGGTGGACTACTCATAAAGTCGAGGTTTTAAGTGCTCAAAAATAGAGATGTTTCAGTTGATGTGTCAGAGCTGGCATTTGGGTTTTGAAAAGTGATCCGTCTCcggcggttggttttcctgatttttttGAAAGACGACCGGTATAAAAATGATTgcgtaccactcagaatttactaTTCTCCGTTGTTCAAATGGTATGGTTGCGACATgtccagtttttccaaaaaactgcCAACAATTTTATTGGATACATATTAAATACTCATACAGCTGTTTATTTTGGGCTCATATGCGTAAATCCACGATCCAACACCGGTCAGGATGTCAATTGCGTGTTTCAAAGCACCGCTGTTGTATTTTGATAACATTTCTCTCGATCAATCGACACGAGCCTTTTTGATCGATTGAAAAATTGTGTGGGAGccaatgtgaaaaaattgttaattgttGTCTATGTAATACTGAATGTATGCTAATCCCACTAATTcctatagttgtctcaatcGCACTAGGTGATATGACGATCGTGCTCTATCAGTTTGTCCACAGCACCAATAGTCTccagaacaacaactgattttggacggcTTTCCTGCAATTCGTTTGGGAATGATCTATGATTTCGATTAAATTCACCTAACATCTATAAACATTTGCCCTTGATGAAGCTTCGTCGAAAAAAGTCCATCGATGCATTCTTGATGAGTTAATTGAAGTCGAAATGGTAAAAAATGATTGCGCAAAAATGTTCgctcaattttcattttttggtcgagaagaatattttaagttactgtcaACAACAAGAATAGCGCTCATATGTCCACAAGTTTTagtatgtataacatcaaaaaagtcaaactttacgataaaatcGCAAGTTcccagattgcaacactagggTTCCCAaataccgaaatataaaaggcagcctacgtatatatctatatataaatagatagatttatatgtatgtacatatatattatatgtagcaAGTAGaatcgtaaaataaaataaacactaCGATTGTTATCAAACACCGTTATCATAAAGAAAGCTGAACGACGCTGAAATAAGAACTTTATTTGAGAGCCATGAAATCATTTCCGATTCGCAAGCATACTCGCACTCGAAAAACATATGAGtggaaaatacatatgtacatacaagtacaatAAATATGTGACTGCTAAATTTCTGTATTTCTAAGTCGTTTGCATACAGTTACGCCACAATGACTGCGCACTTTCTGCTCGCACTGTAAACTGTATTTGTACCACAGCAATTCTgttccatttatttattttaattgttttgcaTCAAAACATTCCGCTtccatacattttattttaattagaaCGCTGTGCACACAACTAATTCAATTGAAGTTCATTTAAATTGATAGCGTTTATGGCAACTGCGTTACCCGCTATaattagggtgggtcgaaaaACAAGAATCTTTTTTTGCTTGGAATCAATTCATTATAAGATTATGAACTTTGatatttaaagtgattttttttcaatgagtttcatattaaaaaaaaacacaaacaattaaaatggTCAAATTTTAgtcgataaatttttttaaatggttaaGTTTACGAAGAAACTGTAAAATACCAATTTGTAGGGTATTgtatttcctacaaaatctatgaaacgatatattttttcaagtagttgaaGACAagatatacatttttctatccaataataagaaaaaatggaaaaccgttaggcggtgGATCTTTCCGTtacaattttctaaataaaaggCACCTTAGTGGTGTctatcaaataaattttcagagtaccaagcgaaaaaaaatattcgtgttttttatttttatcttttttgacCCACTCTTATATTGATGGTGCAAACAAGTGCACTTGTATTTACTTGTCTATGTAAAACCTTTAACAAATATTGCCTTTGTTTAATGTTATTGTAGTTTTCAACGCTTCGATGCGATTTGCAGTTAATAATACACCTTATAAGACGCGCTAAgtgttaaataatttaaatgcacATACCGAGATATACAAATAAACAGATGTTAtacactttaaaatatatgtatgtgtatgcaggCACATAAATTGCtcgatttatatgtatatatttatatgcatgtatgtatgtgtatgagcaGAGTTCCTCACTTGCGCCATTCGCCGCCACAACCTTTGCTGTTACcttctgtgtgtgcgtgtgccatCGCCTATAACTATGCTACAGTATATTGATATTTGGATGATTTATTGAAcggtaaatttgaatttattgcaaaattttgtttttgtagaaatcTTGCGCTAATTAGAAATTTACTATACTGAGCTtaaatgtgatatttttattactcAAAATCTGGATAGGCACATAAAACTGGGTTTCTACAGTAAACATTAACGGTTGTTTCCAACGTGTATATATGTCATGATTTTTGTCGATAGTCATTGGAAACCATATTTGtcttcaattttaattattacagTTCCTATAttcttttctaaattatttaagaaaactataagttttcTGGACTTCAaggtagaaaaaaaatcaatttctttcaTGGTTTGATAGATTATACGCTTAAAATAGACTACTAAAATTTTAatcgatatctaaaaaaatatccctggtcgagcgaatacccggggtgaccgaagtacttttgcgtagaactcctttctgcgttggcggccttcggccttCGAAAGTGTAGCCGCCCAGTTCAGTCAGTTTAACGCATTTTccctaaaaataaagtttttaaatttctttaagagATTTTGCGGTGAGAAATGATCTGTTTACTATTTTTCTGCATACTGATCtgatcaaaaatcgatttttggcaggccacaaaaaaataacaattttgggTAAAATTAAACGCAGtcaattgttattttttgatttctctTTTCGATACTGAGACATTAAGCTTCTCATAGCTTTTTCTTAGCTTTCATTCACGAAGAAGAGCAGAATCACCGCTGTAGTGTAAGACCTTTATTTTAACGACTTCGGCTATcggtaatgaaaaaaaattatttttttttcacggTATAATCTTAAGATATACATAAATTCatccttaaaaatttaaagcaatgcATCTAATTCATATCAACAGCAGAActagtaatattttttccatcagAGTGACCCTTAAGCTCTACTACCATGGTTTATGGAAATACACCCAGCATAGATCAACTACAGAATCCCTTGTTTCCACTTTTACATGTATAAGTTTCATAGGCCATgactttatacgagtatatagcatAGCGCTTGGGTTTCAATGCATACTGTTTGGGAGAGAAGTGGATTTTATACTCGTTCTAGTTTTTGAATACCTTAAGGGGTCAGGGGTAGTtggaatttccaaaaaattaatttttgcactttcgttaagtgtaatatcttaaaaatattctctgaaaatttcacgttgatacgataattagtttttgtgttattcgacaaataacaaaaagagctcgggcacttcaaagcaaaaaggcaaactttaaacgcgtttttctcaaaactgtgttttttgaactggtgacaactgtaactctaaaaccgctcagtagattttactgaaatttatacagcttttataaaaaattaaatgctgatcgaagaatttttttttcaaaaatttcgatttttaaaaattaaagttttttttcccaaaaatttagaaaaaaatttccttagtccgccattttgttaatttttgaaaaaaataaaaaaattcttcgatcaggcccaggattatctatttataaaactaattttttttgtccgattgattttagatgactctccaaggacttatggttgtcaccgcttGTACCATTTTTTGGAACTGGATGAACACAAACAactaaaactttgaaaattaaaatttttttttaagttttcgtaACTTCAAGTCAATACATTCTaaaataatgccatattactacttttgtaaaataacacgatttagtagtaaaaaaaaaatactgaaagttctcattttttcgtgcctctgactacctcTAACCCCTTAAATTTTCATAGATCTCAATACGAGCaacataaaaatgttatattacggAGTTGCCACCCGATTCTAATacaatgttttcaaaatatatataagttagAACATTGACAGTTTCCATATGAGTAAAGCACCTCAACTATATAGAGTTGCCAGACTTACCAGAGTTTATAAATAGTAtcttgatattttaaaaactagaAAAACTGAAACAATGCTTCTGTATAAGTACTAAAGAaggcgaaaatatttttaaatctgtCTCAAAAGCGTtgccacttgtttaaaaatatatttcagatTGGGATTATAGAAATAGGTTACAGAGCAAATTTTACTATTGATTCGAAGAAGTTctaagaattaaatttaaataatttttaattctaaaatgtCTATAAAAAGTTAACTTAGTTTtgctttttgattatttttgcttaattatttattttaaatttgagaataataaaataaaacaatagtCCCAAGAGGGCAAATGGTTTttcgtaatttatttaattatggagagtttattaacaaattatttacagacttaaattaattacataacaatatttcaataataactaaGCGTCTTCGCAActatataaatactatatacaatTGAACTAAAATAATAACACATAGATTTATACTATCATATAGCtgtttataacattttcttaaCTGAAAAATGTTTCATTAATAAACGGACATTAgctaacatttaaaaaatataaatgtttacaGGCTTATAACCGTGAATTTACGTATGTCAGTATACACATTTTTGGCACGAGCAAAGACACGAATACGAATACACGAGCTGAACCAAACCCTATATAAGAGAGTTGAACTTGGCCGAAGACACTTGTCTACAAATGATTCTCTAGCCATAAGGAAAGTTGTGGGTTTTCGCATGTACTTATttacacaaatgtatgtatatataaatgtatgtatttacataaaacCATATATCGTTTAAGATATTTCATggatttgtatacatttttatgagcTAATGGATAACATTAATCGTGATAGGAACGATACAACAATGGCACttaaatttaaacatatttttgggaATATTTTCTATGCTAGCATtggcttcttcttcttatgcAAGAGATCTTCGATTATCCATAATGCGATCGCTACAATATTAAGACCATTGAGAACATGCAAAGTTACGCCATAATCGGTGGCGTCACGTATAAGACCTGAGGGTAAAAGATAAGAGAGAGTAACCgtgttatatataatttaaataatatgttatttgttttttttaggttttctAAAAATCAGTTAAACTCACCAACAACTGGTCCAAAGACCAGCGAGAAAATACCGGACATGAGCAATTGTAGACCCGCCGCGGCCGGTAAACGCTTCAATGGCACATAGCCGGGAATGATGAGAAGTGCAAAGATTGTGCGGAATGCCTTGAAAAGACCcaaaaagccaaaagtcgcgatCAACCAATAGAACGAACGGCAGTATATGAGAAAGACGCGCCCCAAGCACATGCCCAAGATGCCGATAATGAAGAAATTCTTATTGCTCAAGGGTATTTTGGCGGTCAGCAATGGTGTGAGAAAACGCAGTATGACATCGCACACACCCAGGCAAGACATGGCGATCGCGATTTGTGTATTCGTGAATTTGAAATCGGAGAGAATGAAAGGCGTTAAGATGGCGAAATTGATTTCCACGAAGTTGATTATTGTCATGCCCATTGCCAAATTGACATATGTGAAATCGCGCAACAAATCCAAATCGAAGAAAATGATCACCTTTTGTAGGAATGGTAGTCTTTGGCGTGCCTCTTCTTCTTCATCTAGCATTTCCTCTAACGTCTTTTCGGGCGTTAAGTAATGTTCTTCCTTCTCCGAAAATTGTTGTGGCTGTTGCTTGTACGGCACGACCACTTGTCCCTCATCCAGATGCTCCAGTTTAGTGGGCAACGCCATATTCATATGCAAATGTTCGAGCTCATCCTCCTTAATACTCTCACTGGTCGAAAAGGAACGTTGTTTGCCTCTGCCAGCGCCAACGCTGCTTAAACGGCGTAGTTTCTGCATTTGCACGCTGTCACCAGTGCTGAGTCGATGCCGTTGGCTAAGCGTATTTATGGATGTGCGCGAACCGTACCAGCCGTCATTGGCGCGCGCCAAACTGTGTGTGTCGGGTTCGACAAATTGTTCTGGCTCTTCCTCTTCAAAATGCTGCGAGCCCGGGCGTAAGGACTCAGCGTCGCTTCTAACTTTTTTCACATGCCATTGTACGGGTTGGAAAATCAGTGAGGCGGCAAAGTTATGCAGCGAAAGTCCGGAGAAGATTAACACGGTGCCTTTGACGCCCACAGCTTGTGTGAGAAAAGTGGCGAGATGTGGCAACATAATTGGACCCATGCCGGCTACACCGAACTGATAAGAAGTGGCAGTGCGTCGTTTCACTTTGAAGAAAGTATTAACAGCCATCGAAGACGCCGATACCATGAGACCACGACCGAAGGCTAAATGACAAATGTGCTTATATAAAGTTAGGTTTTCGTGTTTTGGAACTAGTAGTAAAAACTTACCGTAGAAGAATGAGAAAGACATCAAAAAGAAAAGGAATGATTGCGCAAATACTGACAAAAACATGCCGATGAAGATGAGCGTTGAACCGCCGAATGCGACTTGGCGATATGTAAACCGTCTGAAGAGGGGTCCGTTGAGTAGAcctataaataaaaagtacttAGTATTGGAGATCATCAAGTCATCATAGACCCTCAGGATTTAAGAGAAATTCATTGTAATCCAAAATCTCTCCGAGACACTGCCCCCCGCCCCTAAAGCCTGTCCGGGACTGCTTATTGGTTATTTGCAGCTAACCCCTATATGTGAAGGTCTTCTACTATCCGCAGACTGTGATTCGTTCGGTTACATACAGCTCGGCACTCAACCGAGCGCAATGAAGAGGAATGTTGTAAAGATAACAAAATTGATCCAATATGTTCCCTTTGTTTACACAATTCAACCAGCTAAACCTTTCGCGGAGGCCAGTTGGTCAACGCAACTGGAATAACCTGGCTTCTTGCTCCACTATGACCTGATATCTTTCTAATGTTCTGGGAAACCAATAAGGAAGATTTCTAAAGAAGCAAGAAGCTAGTAACACTCAAAAAACTTTTAGATGAAGTCTTACTTGATTCAAAATTCCCTACATTAGACGAAAGTTTATATATCGTAAACTAGTACCCGCCCCTCCTTTcgattcaaaattatttgcacgataataataaaaaccaacCTGTTAATGCGGAAACGGCAATCTGTGTGTTGATAATCGTCGTCAACTGCGAACTGGTGATACCAATACCGTACATATAATCTCGGAAAATAATGCCAAATTGTTGGGCCAAGCCAAATGTCACCAACTACAAAGAGCACCCTTAAGTTAAATAAGTGcgagaaaatatttcaattcaacCAAATGCTATACTTACCACAGCAACGCCGCTAGCGACGGTGACCAGCCAACCCCAGCCACCATCGGGCGCTACGAAATCATCACCCAGATCACTTTTGTCGCGACGCTTCTTTTTCGGTTTCTTCTGTTTCGTTGCATGGGCATCGGCAACTGGGGTATTATAGGTTTTATCAAAGGTGGACTTATCACCATTTATTGGTATTATTAACTTAGTCAGATGTGGCGAAGTGGATCGATCATGTATGTGACCATTgtgattgttattattttcatttattgtcGTTTCTTGCGCCATCTTTGTTGCTGTTTGGGTTTTAAGACGGCTGATTATGTCCACTTGTCAGAGATTTCACTTATAAATTGCACACTATAgtcaatttaaaacaaaacggaaacgaaaacgaaaacgaaaaactaTGTCAACTTTTGGTTAAgattaaatttatcattattGCTGTTTGAAGTGAGCACTTGTGATCGAGCCACGCGTCACGGCCACCACTATTGAAAAACGAACACGAACGAGACGAAACACAAAATCTTTATCCGCGTCATAGTGTTAATAAATAACTTTGAAGTGTGAAGATAAGCGCAAATGAACTAATTTCGATTCAGTGGTGCTGAACTTAAAAAATACCCTTAATTTGGAATAACCGTTTTAATTTGAACCGCAATCAttgtaaaattgaattttaaaatatttatcagtTGACTAAACCCTATTTTCTGCTTCTCCAAACAGGTCCAAATTATACAGCCTGGCAGGTAATCAATACTTTAAGCCAGTTAGGCTTGATAGAACCACACACAATTCTTTAGAGATACCAGATTGACGCCAAATTTCATAAACCTAATGAACCAAAATTGACTAGGCCATTATAGTGCCAATTAGAAGAAAAACATTGTAAAGGCGGAACCATATAAAAATTGGTtcaatacaaaagcaaaaacaaaaaccaaacgttaactttggctgcTCCCTTCACAAATACGAAAGATTTCTTACAAGAATTTCATTTCGATACTATTCTACACGATATAATGATTCGATCTAAATGAGCTTTCTCAAAGATTGCTCTATTGCTTTAGGCAataactcatgccaaatttcgtgaagatatctcgtatgacagctatatgatataccctattcagggtataataatatttaataatttttttttaacgattgTACTTAACCTAAAATctcatttataattataatctGTATAAAAGTTCACGGAATTGAAGGAAATTTTCTAAGCGCCATTCTCCTGGGAGTGACCATATGGCTCAAGCatttcacgacttccggtcttagaccaagtattctctgggtagccaaaaaaaacagctgtttgaaggcgagctaaagtgaaaaggcgaaaaTTCCcttcacagggttgtgcgctgcgtTTAGGACGCGCCACATAAataaacacccccaatgaaaagaagataACAGCATCGGATGAGAGACCACCTcttgatgacgaccactgcaaacgcattaaggattaTGATTTAAAGACATGTACCTGGAATCTCCTCGTAGGAGTAAAAGCTGACATCCTCGCCGTCCAGTGCGATGGACGCGCAAGGACTGAGACGATTAGGTCCTTatagcatttactacagtggccaaaTAAAAGAGCGCAAATCAGTATTGGATTGGTGGTGGTGGAGAGACACGGTGGGAGTTGCCCTTGCCACGtcgtcaaaatcgtgcttggccgCCAGGGTGGGCAATGAAAGTTTATTCACTTCTTTGGAAATACCAAATGTAGAGGCATACAGATCCTTCGCCTGTACTTGGAGTCTCCAACTGGCGTCaaactgttgtaaactcggctataaccgcgtatgcGATGTCTACCCTAATTCCCAGTTTCTCATTGATCAAGGAACGAATATTATTAAAACGAGACACGTGGTACATGGATAGATAGTTTCATGTCCTATCTAGAGCCTTGGTTTATTACAAAGTTCGAAAAACAAACTTTGCCGACCACCCTTATCAGATTATGGATACTTTAAGAAtcgaaaacaaattgaaaaatggtTCTCTTAATATCTGGTTAGCAGCCATCTGTCATCTAAGTTCCCATGAATTGGTCACTTTATAACCAGATCATGAAATGGCATTTGAAACTCGTCTTTCTTCGTCATCCTCTTGCCTACGATTTGGGCGACAAAAACAGTCCTCGTCTGTACATGGATATACGCGGCTCATAAGTTTACACACTTTGGTGTTCACAATGCAAGTTTTGTGAATTAGTTTTATTCACATTAATCAAACTATCTGCCGGTCAGCTAACGAAAACTTGATGAAAAAGTTCTTCTTCGTTCTGGACCACCTTCGACACCTtcaactaataaaaatattaaaatggtgAACgatatgcttgaaaatcgtcggaCAAGTGTTTCAGAGATGGCATGAAATATCGACATATCACGCGTGtccgttcgaataattttggtgaatattttgggtatgaaacacaTCCTTGCTCGACTCATaacgataaagctgatttttttttaaagagtatCGTAAACAGAGTATCGTAAACAGGGCGAATTCCGATCGCgtattcatggagagcattataactgtcgATGAGATATGagcttatgagtttgacatgcaaactaatcaacaatcatcggaatggaactTATTTTTAAACGATCGATGAGATAAAACGAAATTCACGGAAGGAACTGAAGACCACACCAAAAATGTAAGAGTGTAAGAGTCTCTTAATATCTCTTTACTTCATTTTATCCATTCTATCTCTCTTTATCTCACCGGAACTctttttattacgaaaaatgtGAATtgtgacatttaaaaaaaaaggggGAATTTAACGTGAAATTTCGTTTATGTAAGCAAAAATTCGTTTTTGATCAAATCAAAAAACTGGTAGGTCATTATGGGAAAAAATTCATACCGATTGAACCATTGGTATCCAGGTAATTACTGCACCAAATTTGAAAAACGTAGTGTTGAGAAAAACAGGTTTGAAGATAAACCAATGGGGTGGATTGAACTGATTAACTAAAAACATTCTATTTCAAAGCCTTatgatcaatttgaaatttaagtattttatcgtaatctaattttataaaatttcactcTAGGTACTCGTAAGGGGCACTTGTGAAATCCATTGCGAGTTTTATGCTAAGCAAATGACTTTCAGTCTAATATGTTAATACTTCAACACTTTACGGTTAACttaaaaattactgaaattataaaatcactTATTACGGTAATTTAGTACTTTATACACTTCAATTACGACCTTTTTAACACATATTAACTTGTATACCTAGGTTCAGAAAGAAATTCCATGCAAACATGTCAGGCTAGTAACCCCCCGAGGCATTTTTTACTGATTAGCATCAAatcggtgataattttttgttcaacAAACAAGTCAGCATTGCcattacatgcatacatatataaatgtatataaataagtatttattaaataaggCTAATATGAGTCACACCACAATTTAAGTATTGTCTAGCTGTAGTAGTTTTCTATTTATGTATAACAGTATATGtgaaagtttgaaaaataattacgaGATGATGAAATTGCTATTTATCGTAGAATCGTACGAGTATGGGGAACCCAATGGGCTTAAGACCATTTCACTATCAACAGATAATTATCGATATCGCTTTATATACAAAGCaatgtacttgtacatacatacatacatatgtttaacaCATGCAACTGTTGTGGTAATAATTGTGCGAATATGTCCAATAAATCAATGTCAAATTAAAATCCAGCCTTTTCAGAATGAAATTGCTATAAATTAGAATGCCTTACCCCTTTTGTCATAATGCGCCAAAAAAATTGGTCAGCAGACATTTATGTAAGCAAATGAGGAGTACCGTGAGGCGACTATTTGAACAATTTAGTTGTGTGACATGGAAAAAGCGTGACTTCGTTTAAAAATGATAACCGGAGgcatatttctatatacataggtacagtatttatttatacaatggACGGGCAACAAGGCCTTCAGTGTGATATCTATATCGTATATTATATGCAAATCATTTATATAAtatcatatactatataatatatagtatatagataatataataatgtGATAAAGAAGTGTTGAGGCAGAGCTCCATAACTATCATATTTAAACTTATTCAGTTGAAATTGATTGAATTCGTAGTACCAAACAGATTGGACAGCTTTTATGAGGGAACTTCTTCAAACGATTAGTCTCTAAATTGCGCAGTGATCGGACAATTGGGTCGTGAGATATAACGAGTGACCCAAGTAAAGGTTCTTTTTCAATAACCTGTTTTTGAGAGATCACGCGGGAGTCGTCAAGCTGCCATGTTATTCTTATTCAGTATTGTTTACTAATGGGCGAA
This region includes:
- the LOC105233807 gene encoding uncharacterized protein LOC105233807; this translates as MAQETTINENNNNHNGHIHDRSTSPHLTKLIIPINGDKSTFDKTYNTPVADAHATKQKKPKKKRRDKSDLGDDFVAPDGGWGWLVTVASGVAVLVTFGLAQQFGIIFRDYMYGIGITSSQLTTIINTQIAVSALTGLLNGPLFRRFTYRQVAFGGSTLIFIGMFLSVFAQSFLFFLMSFSFFYAFGRGLMVSASSMAVNTFFKVKRRTATSYQFGVAGMGPIMLPHLATFLTQAVGVKGTVLIFSGLSLHNFAASLIFQPVQWHVKKVRSDAESLRPGSQHFEEEEPEQFVEPDTHSLARANDGWYGSRTSINTLSQRHRLSTGDSVQMQKLRRLSSVGAGRGKQRSFSTSESIKEDELEHLHMNMALPTKLEHLDEGQVVVPYKQQPQQFSEKEEHYLTPEKTLEEMLDEEEEARQRLPFLQKVIIFFDLDLLRDFTYVNLAMGMTIINFVEINFAILTPFILSDFKFTNTQIAIAMSCLGVCDVILRFLTPLLTAKIPLSNKNFFIIGILGMCLGRVFLIYCRSFYWLIATFGFLGLFKAFRTIFALLIIPGYVPLKRLPAAAGLQLLMSGIFSLVFGPVVGLIRDATDYGVTLHVLNGLNIVAIALWIIEDLLHKKKKPMLA